The Arachis ipaensis cultivar K30076 chromosome B03, Araip1.1, whole genome shotgun sequence region aaataaaaagcaGTGAAGGAGGCTCGGCGTTCTCTAGTAAGCTGCATAACCTACACTCAATAGTGAAAAAAACCAGTTATGTGGCCACTTCTTAGAAAAATTATGTGTGTCCTTATTCATTATCATCTCAAAATGACAATATCTTGTATCAGCTTCTTACCTTTTGTTCTAGAACCGCCAAATCCTTCTTTAATTTTGAGATCGTCGAATTCTTCCTACGTATAATGTCTTCTAGTTCAGTAGCCCTCTGTTTTAAACAGTATCATAAGTGATTAGTAAACCAGACAAAAGGAGAATTTGAATGCAATGTGAATGAGTATTATCACCTTGTAATTAGCAGTCTCAGAGGATTtcatgaagcagcaaacaaattcATGAAGCCAGCAAACAAATTCATGAAAAAATAACCTCAGAATCATGAAGCCAGCAAACAAACAAATAATGAAGCCAGTAAACAAAATCATGAACAGAGAACAAATAAATCAAGCAcagaaaatcaaaatcagaaggcagcaacaaaatcaattttaCCATACCACCATCAACAATTCAGATTCAATAAAAATCAGCAACCAAAATTAACAACTCAATCAGAAAAACCAGCATAAAGCCATAAACAACTCAGAATTAACATAAACAACTCAGAATCAGAAAAAATTCTAGCAttaacaatgttcatcaacaatgCAGAATCGGAAATATCAACGGCCAACAACTCAAAAAtcagaataaataaaattaacaaaataaccaaaaataaattgAGGCAGTAGTGCTTACCGGCGGCGAGGGAGGAAAGAAGGTGACGGCGCGGTGAATACTCCACAGCCGAGCAGAGAGACACGTCGCAGTGAgaaagagagagacagagagagctcGAAGCCTCGAATAGAGAGAGAACTCGAAGAGAGAGATGGGCACCAACAAATCGAGCACAGACGACAATGGAGAAGCCCTTCGCGGCGGCGTCGCCAACAGTTCCGAGCAAGCACTTGACGTCGAGGAGAAGAGGATCGGGAAGTGGGCAGACCTTCCATGAGTGACGACGGCACCCAAATCTATCTCTGCCAGCGGTGACAACACCGTCTATCAGAAGAGAAGAGCTCGGCGATGGGATGGGGTTGGGTTCCTACCGCCGTTAGGGTTTGAGTTTGCCAAGCGGTTTTGGCGGTTCACCGGTTAACTGCCGGTTTGACCAGTTTTTAAGCCGATTTTTTGCAGGACGGTTTTTCACAGTAACCAAATCGGACAAATCACCGGTTTTCGGTTAATCCAGTCGAACCGGCCGGTctggttcggttttcagaacaatGGTTTTAAttgagaagaaaatctgtaagctatTTGTGGTGGTGATTGTTACGATAATTTGTTCTCAACTTTTGGATTAGCCCGTAGTTTTGGATTTGGCGATGCAATTGTAGTGGAAGTAAGTCTATCACTTTTAAATAGTAGGAGAAATAGGAAAATTATGATGATTTGCTTTTTTTTGAATTACTTGCTGCCTCCGGGTTTGTCATTTTATTTTAAGTTTAGGACTAGGTGTAGCAAATCATGAGAAACTATGCAGTTTATTATCTACAGTTTTTTAGAAAGCTATATCATTTGACATCATGTAATGACTTTAAAAGCTTTGACTCCAATAATATTATGTTTCTGATTCCAAATTGTTCAACTTGCAGTTAAGTGAGTTTGTAATGGAATTTTTTGGCAATTTTAGAGCAAGGAGGATTacacaaaaaaaatatagagCAAAGAGAATAATGTATTTAAAGAAGGTTACTCATGTACAATTTTATATCTAAATTCCATGTTTTTACAGTTTTTATCGTATAGAATTCGCCAGATTCTtacttttcttcttattttgactagaaattattttttaaaattttgaatgattttcttttttattactaGTTTAGGTGATTGAATATTTACctaatttacttttaattaatctAAATTGTGAATAAATACTTTGTGCAAAGAGATCTGTTATTATGAATAAATTGTTTATAAGCTGACTACAAAGGACTCTTATAATGTAGCAATGAGATTAAATAACAATTTATATCTTTAGAATAGTTTTACATTCAAGTGggtttctgttttctgttattaTTTTTACTGTTTTGTACTGGACAACAATTTCCCTTCAAATACTATTTAATATACTGTTTTGGATTTATGATTTAGAATATAGTGTATTTACTGTTTTTAAACCTATAAAAATAATAGATGATTGAGGACAACTAAACACTAGTATGAAGTGGTGACTTTGACTTTTTGTAACTATGATAAACATAAATGTAACCCATGTATGTACAAACTAAAAGCACTAGATTCTTTTTATAAATTCATCTTCAATTAATTTTAGGTAAGCAACAAGCCATATAACTTTTGTTGAGATGCTGATAAATTATGTTAAATGTGAAGGCTATTGTTTCTTTTAGTTGTGAATTTCACATATGATGATGCAAACACCATCGAATATTTTATTATTcgagtaaaatattatttttgtttccAACATTTGGAGTAAAGTCTTATTTGTATTTCTAACATTTAAATTGTCTTATTTGTATcactaacgtttataaaagtgatttaatgttaTCATGTCGTCAATTAATTATACATCATGAATTATAGTTGGAGTTTTGAGAATCTCTTCttgaaattagaaatttagaatacaaatgtttTGGATAGAACTGGTAATTCACTCTGAATAATAGCTCATCAAAAGTATCCCTAACTTTTAAAAGTCGCAAGTATAAGCACATGAATTTTTGATTTATCAAACACAAAACGAGGTGCTTATGCTTTTGAAAAGCAGAAGCATCTCTTTGAAAAGTTTTACTAAACTAAGCCTAAGTCTGTTCAAAATTATACcttcaaaaatttcacaaatacaaaactaaattattaaaataagtatTACGTTATATTATTATCATATGTTCAAATTCTTCCTATGATAACAAATGGATCTAGACAAGATATTATTAATGCATCAATTGATCCTTTTTATCTATGGCATGAATAGAAGTTATTAACTTTAACTCAGAATATGAGATTAAGGTCTTCAATAGAAAATGAAAACGTCAGAGAACGAAGAGAATCTGTATAATAGATCCTTGATTTGAAAGATAGAAAGCTTGCACATTCAAAAAATGAATATAATGTAGTGCCTATACTACCTGAACTCTTAATTACAAATTTTGATTACTCAATTCATGCAATCGTTGAATTAAGCATGTTTAATTAATACATGATTTAAAATTATGATTTAGAATTATTAGTTACATTATTGTGATCATATTTCTAAGctcaataaatatatataacaaatatATCAGAAATCGGTAACTAGCTGTGGGAACTCCGTTGTTGAGGCAAAGCCAGAGCAGACACTTTATCTTCTCCGGTATTCTCAAGcaccaaagccaaagccaattttcattatcattccagccaaatttcttcttcaatatCCATTCATACCCGCTTTTAGTCGAGTATGTGAGAGTATTTGAGTTTGTCCAAAACCAACCTGTTTTATCTCCTGCCTGCTTGATAGGATCAAAGAGCATCAAATCAAGTTTAACTTCTTCTGGAATCATTGTGCAAAGAATATCCCACCGCCAATGCCCAAGGTGCCAGACATCTTCTAACTTCAAGTGAGAATCAGAAATGTGCACAAAAGGAACCAAAGGAGCTAGCGTTCCACATGGTCGCCAAGCATGATACCAAAAGGATTGAGACATCCTGCCTGTACACCAATCAAAATCATCACgaagcttttctattgtcttataaATCGCTCGCCAAGTGCTTGAAACATTATTAGAAAATTTGGGTGAAAAGCAAGAACTCCCAGATAAATATTTTGCCAATATAATTCTTACCCAAAGCTTATCTTTATTATGCAATAATTGCGAAACAAGCTTTCCGAGTAAAGCAAAATTTACGCATTGAGTATCTCTAATTCCCAAAcctccatattttcttggagTGACAACTTTGCTCCACTTGACCAAATTTAAGCAACGCTCCCCCACCTTTTCCTTCCACAAGAATTGTCTAAGCACAGAATCAATCTTTTGACAAACCGAGTGTATTTGAAGCTTCTAAATGATGAGTGAGGTAAGAGAGTATCATCTTACATCTGGAATTCACAGATTATACAGAAACTCCTTGCATGCGTGTCACGTGGCCACACCAACAAATCGGTACTACCGATTTCTACGAGAGTTTTCAGTCATTACCGATTTCTGCGAGAGTTTTCAGCCATTGATTAGTAATCCAACGGTTgctagcctctctctctctctctcggggCCTCAGTATCTCTATTTCTCTTCCGCGTGGGACCTCTCTTTCGCTCTCGTCACCTGGCTCAACTCCCATAAAATCGATAGTCTCAATAACTTTCTAAACGAATTCTAGCGGTTTGATCAATGATTCAATAATTTCTGATTATTTTTtcacattttctctcttttctaagATCGTTAATAACAATTTCTTTCAAATCGATGTTACTGATTTCTGTGGATACCATTATGAATTTTATATCTGTACATTACATATTCAAAGTCTCATTTTAACGTATTACATAAATTCAATTGGCATATCAAAAATAATTAGTAGATCTTTTTGTTTGGATAATGATCAACCACGTTTAtttcttcaataataataataataataataataataataataataataatatcgtaaaaaaagagtatatataatcaaaatgatTTGTTTTGCTATACCTTTTTATCCAAGAGTAGATTCTCATGCTTTTTCCATCATCCNNNNNNNNNNNNNNNNNNNNNNNNNNNNNNNNNNNNNNNNNNNNNNNNNNNNNNNNNNNNNNNNNNNNNNNNNNNNNNNNNNNNATTTTTAAGACAATTTTGCTGTCGAAAATATCGACAGATTTCTAACGAATTTTTTATCGgtaaaaacattaaaaattttctcaaaaattatcaataaattataatacTGACAATAATTATgtcgataaaattaaaatttttattttaaattttttactgaCAAAAAATTCGCATGTAGAAAAAAATGGTGAGAGAAAAGTATCAGTGGACTTGAAAGACTTAGCCGGCTCAAAGGGTATCAATTAATAAATCTGTCTCAAATTTGAGTTACCCAAACTTAAACACAATCTCTCGTGCTCCATTCACACACTCACGCACAAATAAAACGCACTCCTCCCTCCGTTGCATGAGCTTCTTTTACCACTACCGCCGCTGCTCGTGTTGTATGCACGAGCACTTTTCGTCGCTGCTCTCGTTACGTCTGCTCCCTTCATCGCCATCGTAGCACGAGCTTTCTCCATTGCTGCTCTCGTCGCATCTGCTCTCTTTGTCGTCATCGTCACACGAGCTCTCTCTGCCGTCGCTCTCATCCCATCTGCTCCCTTCGTTGCATCGTCACATAAGATCTCTATGCTACCGCTTTCGTCGCACAAGCTCCCTTTTGCCGCCGCTCTCATCACATCTGCTCTCTCTGACGCCTCTTTCATCTAATCTCAACTCGCTCTCTCTTAGTTCTTCTCATAACTATCTTGAATCTTAACTCTTCAATTTTTTAAGctaattttaattagaaatttatttgttCTTGATATAGATGGAGTGTGAAATGTAATACTTCTGAATCTTCTGCTCGTGTTTCTATGCAAATTTCAGGTATACTCTAATTTTGTGATTCTATTCTTCATGATAAATGTTAGGgctcaattttttattatttttttttgtgtgcCAATTTTAGGTTTAT contains the following coding sequences:
- the LOC107632785 gene encoding uncharacterized protein LOC107632785 isoform X1, whose product is MEGLPTSRSSSPRRQVLARNCWRRRREGLLHCRLCSICWCPSLTATCLSARLWSIHRAVTFFPPSPPTANYKRATELEDIIRRKNSTISKLKKDLAVLEQKVMQLTRERRASFTAFYLIFN
- the LOC107632785 gene encoding uncharacterized protein LOC107632785 isoform X2, with amino-acid sequence MEGLPTSRSSSPRRQVLARNCWRRRREGLLHCRLCSICWCPSLTATCLSARLWSIHRAVTFFPPSPPRATELEDIIRRKNSTISKLKKDLAVLEQKVMQLTRERRASFTAFYLIFN